The sequence TCCTGGCGGCCATGGCGGGCGCCTACGCTGCCTACGCGGGCTTGGCCGGTGGTCGACTCACGAACAACCTGGTCGGAGACAGTGAGTTCACGGGTTGGACCGGTCCCATCGCGGAACGCTTCTTTGGGACGGAAGTGCCCTATCGCGATTTCACTTTGCCCATTCCACCCGGCTCCTTCGCGTTGATGCGCGCCGTGCAATCCCTGGGCGGACCGCCGCGCCTGAGTCAGGAGCTCGGCCTGATCGCCGTCTGTCATCTGGGCATGGGCCTGGTGGCCTACTGGACCAGCCGCGCATTTTCGACTCCGCGTACATCGCTCGCGGTGGCGGCGGCTAGCCTGGCCACTGTCGTACAGCTTTACAAAGAATGCGCCTACGACCATACGGCACAACTACTCGCCTGGATCAGCGTGGCGGCGGCGGCGCATGGCCTGACGCACATGCCCAAGGCACGACGCTGGTGGTGGATCTCTGGCGCCTTGGCGACGACCACGCTCGCGTTCAAGCAGAGTACGGGAACCGGGGCGGTGCTGGGGGGCTTGGCCTTGCACGCCTACCTGGGGCTCGTGGGCTGGCGCAGTCACGATGCCGAGTATCGGCGTCGCGTCCGTCGCCAGCTCGGTGACTGGGTGGCGGGAGCCGCGCTAGGGATCGCGATCTGCATCGGGTTGGTCGCCTTGACCCGCAGTTCACTGGTGGGCGTCTGGCAGAGCAGTTTCATCGATGGCGCGGCGCTCAAGGGCGGCACTTGGAAGCTGGTCTTCAATCTCTTCTCCTACTTGTTTCGCTTCGAAGCGTTTCCGGCGTCCCTCGGCATCATGCTCTTGGGCCTGCTCTTGGCACGACGCGCCCGGCGCGGCTCGCCGCTCGTGGCTGCGAGCGAGGATGTCAATGAGGGGGCTGCAGGCCCGCTCACCGTCGCGTGCATAGGGGTGGCCGCCTTCCTAGGTGCTGCAGCGATGCTGTCCGCAGACGCATCCCCTCCGGCTGCGGCCGTTCTCACCTGGACCGAGCGTGCAAAGCTGATCCCGAGCTTCGGGCTTTTTGCCTTGCTCGTGTTCGTCGCCAACTGGCAGCAACTTCCAGCCGTGGACAGTGCCGATCGGCGTGCCATCGAGCGCGGGCACGCACTGCTCGCGGCCTGTGGCATGGCACTCACCATCTCGCTCCTCCACAACCTCTCGTTCCCGGGCTTTCGCCCCTTCTACGACAACAACCCGATCATCGTTTTCGCGTTTCTGGCGCTGTTCCAGTTGCTGTCCAAGGCCGGACTGGACAGGTCGATTCCCGTCGTTCTCGCGGCGGCCATGGCCGTGCTGTTCAGCACGAAGTTGTCGCGACACTTGGAGGCCACCGAGCCTGTCGCGGACGGCCACTGGGCAGGACTTCGCGTCAACGTCCGCGGCGTGGAGGTGGTGAAAGCCGCCGCGCGAGCGCGCGAACTCGCGGGTCCGAGCGGAACCGTGCTAGTGCTTCCCGAGGATGTGGCCCTGGCACGGCAGATCGGCCGTCCGCGTCCGCCTCTGCTGGGGGCCATCGTGTTCGTAGACCAGTATCCGGCCCGTGCCCTGGCGCCGGACCTGGAGCGCCTCGAGCGCGATCCGCCCAACGTCGTCGTGGTGCACCCCGCGGACGCCAGCCTGTGGCGACAAATGTACGCGCTGTGGTCGACGGACAGCCCCGCACAACGCTTGCAGGACGAGTTCGCGCGCACCAACTTGTCTCAGCGCTATCGACTCGATTCGAGCTTCCCCACCCGCTTTGCCCGGCAGCGGGCGGAGCTCCAGGTGTGGGTTCGACGCTGAGCAGGTCCCGTTCTCAATCGCGATCGGGCGCTCCTACCAAGACTGCTCGACTCCGGGCTAGCGGCGCATCGAAACGTTCATCAGCAGACCGAGCGACACGAGAACCGTGACCACGCTCGACCCGCCATAGGAGAACAACGGGAGGGTCACGCCCACGACTGGCAGCACGCCCATCGCCATACCGACGTTGAAAGTGGTGTGCCAGAACACCAAAGCACCCACCCCGATGGCAACCGCAGCTCCAAACCGGTCCTTGGACTGGCTGGCGACGTGCACGGCCCAGATGCAGAGGAAGCAATAGAGCGCCAGCAGCACCGCGCTGCCTGCGAAGCCCCAATCCTCAGCGAACACCGCAAAGGGGAAATCCGAGTGCTGGTCGGGGAGGAAACCGAACTGATTCTGGGTTCCCTGCATGAACCCGTCACCCGTCAGTCCACCATTGCCAATCGCCGTCTTGGATTGGAAGGCGTGCCAGCCCGCGCCAGTCTTGTCGCTCTCGGGATCCAGAAAGCTGGTGATGCGCGCCTTCTGGTAGTCCTTCATCAGGTAGCGCCAGAAGATGGGAGGAGCGCTCACTGCGGTAATGACCAGGATGGCCAGACTTCTTCGCCGAATCTTGACCATCGCCAGGATGGTCCCGACGGTGAGGAGAATGACGAGGGACGTGCCCAGATCCGGTTGTGCCATCACCAAGGCGACTGGCAAGCCCGTCAGCAGAAAAGCCGGCGACAGGTCAAAGAGCGTTCTCGGCTCCGTTCGAGCGTCATCATGCAGGTACTTTGCAATCGCGAGCACCACCAGCACCTTCATGAACTCGCTGGGCTGAAAGCTGAAGCTTCCCAGCTGGATCCAGCGAGAAGAGCCGCGGATGTCCGCGCCCAAGACGAACACCAGCCCCAGGGACACGATGCCGCCCGCGTACAGGAAGTAGGCGAGCCGCTCGAAGTGGCGATAGTCGATCACCGCTACGGTGATCCCCATCAGACCTCCGACGACGATCCAGTAGACCTGGGAGACGTAGATGTCCGCTAGGCCCGCGCGACGTCCCGCGTCGATATAGACGCTGGTGGCGCTGTACAAGTTGACGACTCCAAGCGTCGCGATCGCGACGATGCAGAGCAGCAGAGGCATGTCCACCTGCAGCCCGCTGCGGAAGCCAACTCGGTCTGCTCGGCTCACAAGGTGCTCCGCTTCGTGGTCCGCTTGGTGGAACCCGCATGGGCGGACAGTCGCTTCTCCGACAGTTTTTGCCAGTCGCGCACCACCCGGGAGGCGACAGGCACGGCGTTCTTGCCACCGCCGCCGCCGTGCTCCACCAGCACCACGATGGCTATCTCAGGAGACTCCGCTGGGGCGTAGCCGGCAAACCAAGCGTGGTCGCGGTTGAAGTACCAGACCTTGCCCGGATCGACACCGCGCGGAGTGACGTGACTGACCTGCGCCGTGCCCGTCTTGCCCGCCATGTCGACGCCGACCAGGTTCTCGTCGTGCGCCGTGCCTTCCCGTTCCGTCACCACTCCCGCCAGGCCGCGGCGAATGCGGGTGAGGTGATCAGGGATCAGCTCCACGGTGCGCCGTACTCGTGGCGGGAACTCCTGCACCACGGTGCCGTCGCTGGTTTCGATGCTACGCACGACCTGGGGCTGATAGAGAGTGCCGCCGTTGGCCAGCGCGCCGTAGGCGAGCGCGAGTTGCATCACGGTCACGGTGGACGCGCCCTGACCGATCGCGGCCAGCAGCGTGAAGCCGCCTCGGAATGCCCCCTTGTAACGCCGGGTGTACCAAGCGCGGGTGGGCATGCGCCCGCGCGCCTCGGGATTGACACCGATACCCGTCTTGGTGCCGAATCCGAAATCCATGCCCACACGCGCCAGGCGATCGATGTGAACCTTCTCTCCCACCGAGTAGAAGTAGGTGTTGCAGGAGCGGACGATTGCTTCGTGCAGATTGACGTGCCGATGTACACCCGTGCAACGGAAGAAGCGGCGGCCGTACTCGTAGCCGCCGCGACAATCCACTTGCATGCTGGGATTGATCAGCTTGTCTGCCAACGCCGCGAAGGCACTGAAAGGCTTGTAGGTCGAGCCCGGCGGGTAGGCGGCAGAAATGGTCTTGTCCAGCGTTGGCTTGAGGGGATCCGTGTACAGCCGGCGGAAAGCTTCGCGCACCGCTTTCTTGCCGCCTCCCCCGGACACCACGTTCGGGTCGAAGCTCGGTTTGCTCAGTGCTGCCAACACGCGGCCCGTGCGCACGTCGACCACGACCACGGCGCCCGCGAGCTGTCCGCGCATCGCACGCTCGATGGATTTCTCCAGCTCGATGTCGATGGTCAGGGACACGTCGCGGCCGGGCACTGGCTCCAACCGCCGAGGCTCCTCCAAGTATTTCTCCTCGAGGCCTTCCTGGCTGCTCCGCCGATGCCCGCGCAACACCTTGCGCCACCCTCGCTGTCCCTGTAGGTAGCTCTCCCAGCGCCGCTCGACACCGATGGCCCCGAGTCGATCCCCCGCGCGATAGCCACGCCCCTCCAAGCGCGACAGGGTCTCGGGATCGATCTCCCGCATGTAGCCCACCATGTGCGCGGCCAGCTCGCCGAAAGGGTAATAGCGCACGGGGGCCGGTGCGACCTCCACGCCCCTCAGCGACGCCTCATGGGTTTTAAGCCGACCGACCACGTCGCGGTCGACATCGACCTTGAGCAAGGTTTGCTGCATGGGGCGGCTGCCTTCGGCCTTCTGCAGATCGACGATGCGAGTTTTGAGCTCCGCAGCATCTGCTGCTTCCAGCTCCATCAACTGCACCAGGCGCGGCCAGGTCTGCTGCATGTCCAGCTGACCTGGCACGACGTACACGTTGTAGCTGGGGCGGTTGGCCGCGAGCACCTTACCGTAGGCGTCGCGAATCACGCCCCGCGTGGTCGCCAGCGTCACCTCGCCAACGATGTTGCGGCGCGCCTGCGACCGGTGCAATTCGCCTTCGATCACCTGTAGCTGCGCCAGGCGACCGGCCAGGGCGAAGAACGTGCACAGCAGTATCAGCACCATCCAGCGGTAGCGCTTGCGAAACTCGCCGACGTCCGATCGCTGCACCAGGATCGTCATTGTCGGGTCGCCTCCGCCGCAGCTTGCCCGGGCACGGCAGCCTGGTGCAGGCGCTGCGCGAGGGAGAACACGAAGGGAGCGAACACCGCTGTGCTCGCTGCTCGCGGCAACACCAGTGAGAGCATTTCGAGGGGCTTCCGCGTGTCGGAGCCGAAGATGGCAAGCAGAGTGAGCACGATGAAGGCCTCTACCACTGCAAAGCCGAATGCCAAGCTCATGCGGGTGAGCAAGGTCTGGGTCGTCAATCGCACCCCCGCGACACGCGACACCAACCACAGCACCACCGATACGAAAGTGAAGAGCCCTGGTGGCGCCGACGCCATCACGTCCAACAGATAGCCCAGCACGAAGCACAACCCGGCGCCACGCAACATGCTCGGCTCGTGCACGCCCAGGAAAATCAGCAGCGGCAACACCAGGCTGGGCGTTGCGCCGTGCAGTCCGAGGGGACCGAGCACGCGGTACAAGTTGGCTTGCACCAGCAGTAGCAGGAATCCGACGGCGATGAAGGCGACGTTGCGCATGTTCAGCGCGGGCCCCGCGGGCGGCGAGCGCTCGCTCCGCGCTCGCAGTCCTTCTCGTCCGTCAGCACGATCAGCGCTTCTTCGAGCCGCGAGAAATCCACGGTCGGCTCGGCCTCCACGGTTTGGTACATGCCGAAGTCGCGCTTCACCACCTTCTTGACCCGCGCCACGGGCTGTCCCTTGGGAAAGCGGCAGCCCACACCACTGGTCGAGATCAGATCGTTTTCCTCCACCTCGTCGGTCCGCTGCACGTACTCCACGCGCAGCGCGTACTTGGAGCGGTCCCCCACCCCGCGGATGAAGCCACGTGCGCCGGTGCGCTCTACGATCACGTCGACGCCAAAGCCGCTGTCCACCGTGAGCTGCACGTCCACTTTGTCCCCCGCCACGCGCTGCACCGTGCCCACGGTGCCATCCACGGACAACACCGGCATTCCGGGACGCACCACGGCGCCAGGGTTGTCGAGGGTCAGGTGCGCCACTCGAAAGAACTCCGTCGTGTCCTTGGCTACCACCACCGCACTGACGGTCTCCTGGCCAACGGTCTCTCGCAGGTTCAGCAAGCGGCGCAGGCGCTTGTTCTCCGCCTCCTGAGCTTTCAGACGCCGAACCTCCGCACGCAAGCGAGCGTTTTCGTAGGCCAGCTTGTCATTGTCCGCCCTCACGTCCACCAGATACACGTAGTCGCCGACGAGCGAAGACAACCCGCGCGCCAAAGCGGCCGAGGCGTACTCCAAGGGAGCAGCCACACGCATGATGGCGCGGTCGACGACACTCATATCCTCTGGGCGGCGAATGCTCGCGCGCAGGAAGAAGAACGGTACTGCCAACAGCAGAACCACTATGGCGATGTCTCGGTAGCGTTTCAGCGAGCCCACGGCGTCACCCTGCGTATTCGAAGGACAGCCGACCGGAGGAGCCGCGAGTGGCCCTTCGGCTAGCCGATGGTCACTTCCTTGAGCAACTCGATGTGGTCGAGGGTCTTGCCGCTGCCGAGCACGACCGCGCTGATCGGGTCGTCACTCACCATGACGGGCAGCCCCGTCTCTTCACGCAGCAGCACGTCAATGTTCTTGAGCAACGCGCCACCACCGGTGACCACGATGCCTTTGTCGACGATATCCGCAGCCAGTTCCGGAGGAGTTCGCTCGAGAGCGAGCAAAACCGCTTCCACGATCGCGTTGATGGGTTCCGACAGCGCCTCACGAATCTCGTCCGAGTTGACGACCACGGTTTTGGGAATGCCCGCGACCATGTCGCGACCCTTCACCTCCATGGTCATCTGCTGCTCCGGCTGGTAGGCGTTGCCGATGGTGATCTTGATGCGCTCTGCGGTTTGCTCGCCGATGGCCAAGTTGTACTTGCGCTTCATGTAGGCGACGATGGCTTCGTCCATCTTGTCCCCGCCCACGCGCACGCTCTGGGAGTAGACGATACCGGCCAGGGAAATCACGGCGACTTCCGTGGTGCCGCCGCCGATGTCCACCACCATGTTCCCGCTCGGTTCGGTGATGGGGAGCCCGGCGCCAATGGCCGCTGCCATGGGCTCTTCGATCAGGTACACCTCTCGGGCCCCGGCACTCTCGGCGCTTTCTTTGACGGCGCGCTTTTCCACTTCCGTAATGCCAAAGGGCACACAAATGATGATTCGAGGCTTCACCAAGGTGCGCCGATTGTGCGCCCGGGCGATGAAGTAGCGCAGCATGGCCTCGGTGATCTCGAAGTCCGCGATGACGCCGTCCCGCAGCGGCCGGATCGCATGGATGTTGCCCGGCGTGCGTCCGAGCATTTCCTTGGCCTCGCGGCCGACCGCGAGGACCTTCTTGTCCCCACGGGCGTCACGTTGCACCGCGACCACCGAAGGTTCGCAGCTGACGATCCCCTTGCCTTTCACATAGATCAGCGTCGTCGCCGTACCGAGGTCGATGGCGAGGTCGTTCGAAAAGAGGCCGTACAGCCAGTCGAAGATCATCGAGACGCTTTCATCGAGCCAACAAACCTATGCGTTATCAGGGGTTGGCCCTGGCGGTCACTTCGCCATGAGGGCGCCCTTGTTAGCATGCGCCGCGTCAGGCGCGCAATCGCCGAGGGTCGCTACTTCGGCCGGCGGGCCGAACAATTCCCCCCCGATGCTACCTTCACCCAGAAAAGCCCTTGGGTTTCGCGGATTCAGTCGTCGTCCCAGTCTTCCCACGACTTGGGGTTGAAGCGCCCCTTCTTCGGCGGAGCTTCCGTCCGTTCCGATCGCCCCTTCTTCTTCTTCTGCTTCTTCTTGTCGGGCTTGTCTGCCCAGCGGCGGCCAGCCTCGGCGCGGGCCGGTGGGGGTTCGCCGAAAGAGGCAGGAGGAAGACTGTCGAAGCTGCGCGGCGGAGGCCGGTCGCCTTCGTCGCGTCGCGGAGGCGGACGGTCCCCGCCGCGGTCGCCGCCGCCTGCCGGGCGCTCGCCCCGAGGGTGAGCGATGTTGACCATCAGCTTGCGCCCCTTCAGGTCGCGCTCACGCAACGCCACGATCGCAGCGTTGGCCGCTTCGTTGCTCTCCATCGTGACGAAGCCGAAGCCGCGCGCGCGCCCGTCAGGCCCGGTGGGCAAATGGACGCGTATGACCGCGCCAGCGCCCGTAGAGGTGATCAGCGTTTCGACTTCTTCCGCAGTGGCGTCAAAGGGCAAGTTGCCGACGTACAGCGTGCGATCTTGCCCCGCCGCTGCACCGCCACCTCCGCCACCTGCTGCGGGTCCTTCGCGTTTTGGCGGTTCCGCCTTGAATGGCCGTACGGAGATCGAACGGCCAGAGTGCATGGAGCCGTCGAGGTTGCTACGCGCCGCACTCGCCTCCTCTGCGCTTCCTAGTGTCACGAACCCGAAGCCACGTGGCTTGCCGGTATCGCGGTGACGCGGCAGTGAAACGTCGACGACGGTGCTCCCCGCCGCTTCGAACAACTGCCGCAGTACATCTTCGGTCATGGATTCGGGCAAGCCTGCTACGAAGAGCTTGCGCTCATCCTCGGTCGACATGAAAACGATGGTCCTGTTGGTTGTGGGTGGGGCCCCGAGGGAGCCGTAAAAACCGTACCTCCCGTGAGTTTGCGGTTCAAGTCCGTGGAAGGCCCCCCGGCCGTGGCACGGGAGGACTCCCCTACGGCCTCCGCTCGTGCGATGGTCGGCCGCGGGTGCCATGCAGTACCGAGTCGTCATCAATCCAAAGGCCGGCGGAGGCCGGGCCGGTCGCCAGGTCAGCGAGATTTCTGCGGCGATGCGCCACAAAGGGCTGGTGCACGACGTCGTCCACACCCGGGGCCCAGGGGATGCGGCCCGCTGCGTCCGCGAGGCACGAGACGATGGTATCGCCTGCGTGGTCATCGTGGGGGGAGACGGCACGTTCAACGAAGCATGTCAGGCCTACGTCACCGAGGACGGGACGCCCTGTGCCGGTCCCGAACTCGCACTGATCCCATCGGGGACCGGCGGGGACTTTCGGAAGACCTTCGATTTGCCCAATGACGTCGAGGCGGCCGTGAACAGACTAGCCAAAACGTCTCCCCGACCCTTGGACCTCGGGGTACTGAGAGTGACGGACGCCAAGGGCGCCCCGGTCAGCAAAGCTTTTCTGAACATCACCAGCTTTGGCATCGGTGGGCTGACCGACCGCATCGTCAACGAGAGCCCGAAGTGGATGGGTGGTCGCGCGGCATTCTTCCTCGGCACCTTGCGCGCGATGTTCGTTTACCGAGACGTCCCCACCGCCATTCTGGTCGACGGAGAGCCATGGCTCGAGGCGCCCATCTTCAACGTTGCCATCGCCAACGGGCGCTTTTTTGGGGGCGGCATGATGATCGCGCCGAATGCCGATCCAAGCGATGGTCTGTTCGACGTAGTGGCGCTAGCCAACATGAACCGTCCACAGGTGCTCGCCTTGTCCTCACGCATCTACAAAGGCGCTCACTTGGACGCTCGCGGCGTCAGCGCGACCCGTGGCTCCAAAGTGGAGGCACGTCCCTTGCGCAGTCGCGACGAGGTGTTGATCGACATGGACGGGGAAACCCCGGGACGCCTGCCCCTGACCGCAACCGTTGCCGCGGGCGCCATTCAACTGCGTGCCTGAGCGGCAGGCGGCGTCCACGTCCAAAGGTGCCGTCTGCTCAGGCCGGCGGAACGACCGGCGGCGATGGCACGGCGAAGCGCGCCGATTGGTCGGCGCTGCGGAGCGCTTGGCGCAATACGACGACGGCAACGACCGCGAGCGCCACGCTCGCCCACTGCGCTGGGGTCAGGTCGAAGTACCGTTCGTCGGAGATGCGCAGATCCCTTGCGCGCAGAAAGTCCAAGGTGAAGCGGAACGGTGCGTAGCTGAGGCACATCGTTCCCAAGTAAAAGCCCCAGGGACGGGGCCGACGACGCAGGCGCAGAAAGACGAGCGCGAGCGCAACTGCCCAGAGCATTTCTAGAATGCCCAGATCGAAGCGGGCCCCCTCGGGATACGGCACCGCAAGCCAGGATTCGCTGAACACCCCGGGGTGATCGTGGGCCACGCTACATCCCGCCCGCCCAAATACCCAGGCCGTCGGGAAGGCACTGGCAACCACGTCCATGTAGGGCAAGGTCGGGCCGCCGAAGCGCGCGCGGAATGCCAGGGCTCCCAAGAAGGCGCCCAAGAAGCCACCGAAGCTCGATAGCCCCTCCCACAGGCGCAACAGCGACAGGGGATCCGCGAGCACACGCTGGGGGAAGTAGAACAGCGTGTCGAACACATGTCCGCCAAGGAAGCCTCCGGCGACGATCCACATCATGAAGCGCACGAGCGTCTTCTCGTCGAAACCGAGGCGACGTCCTTGGCGCACAGCCAGGATGGCGCCGAGATAGACACCGATCGCGACCAAGGTGCCAAAGGGCTTGATCGACAGCGGGGCAGGCGGGAGCCCGGCGCCGAGAGCGTGAGCATCGAGCAGCACCCACTCGCCAATCTGCACGTAGGGCAGTAGTGGAGTCACGAACCGCCGTCTTCCTTCCGCGGTCCAGTCGCGAGCGACTGCGGCTTGAAGGCGTGGTCGTAGAAGCCGGCGGCCAGCACCGGAGTGGTGCCGAGCACCTGCTCCCCCGCAGCGTCCGCGACCCGTTCGTCGTACACGATGAAGTCCGGCAAGAGGGCCGGCAACGAACGGGAGAGGTAGAGCCCTGCCGCATCTGGGGCCGTGATGACTACCCAAGTTCGGTCCTGACGCAGGGGGCTCTGCATCATGAAGACCGCTCCGAGCCCTTTGGCGCGAAAACGCGACTGAGCCACGCTGATCGACTGATCGTCCACAGCGAGGGGCAGGCGCGAGGAAAAACGACGAAGCCAACTGTGACTCGAGGGGGTTCCCACCAAGATCAGGTTCTGGTCGCGGATGGCGTCGTCGCGGAGTTCGAAATCCGGTTGCACGGGCAAGTCCGCGGACGCGCCGAAACGCTCGGCCCAAGCCTGAGCAATTTCCCGTGCTGCGATGCGCAGTTCAGCGCGCTCGGTACCGAAGCTCACGACGACTGCTTCGTTGAAGACGTCGCGAATCGGGCCCTCGGCCCCGCGCTGCTTCTCCCCCGGCGCGGGTTGCGACAGCCCGCGCCGGAATCCACCACCATCGCCGCGCTTGAACTGAAGTGCGCCCGTGCCGCGCGGCTGATCCACACCATCGATGCGCAGGGTGGTCAGGTTGGGCCAATGATCCGCGTCGAGGCTGAAGCCCTCCAGGTCGCTGGTTTGCACTTCGAGCCGGTCTTGGACTCGCTGCACCGACAGGCGCGCCATGCGCCCGGGCCGCCCCAGTCGCGTGATCGCTGCGTGACGCCGAGTCGCATAGCGATAGCTGTCGGTCACGATCACGAGCGGTTCCTTGCGGCTGGCAGGGCGCGTGAGCCAGGGGAACAGGCGCGCGCCTGCGTAAGTCTTCTCCCAGACCGCGTGCCCCGTGTCGGGCCACTCCTGGGTGAGGGAAGCACCCGCTCGGGTGAGCGCTTCGATCAGCACTTTGGAGTTCTCGAGGGGGAAGTCGCGGGTCCCGTGCGCAACCCACCAGGGCATGAGCACACCGTTTTCGGCCCACTCCGCCGGAGACCAGTGGCGCATGCGGCTCCTCTCCCACTCGGAAAGCGGACGATTGGCGGTGTCGCGGCGAACGAAGTAGCTGTGGTAGCCGCAGAGCGGAGCCGCAGCGCTGAACTGCTCCGGGTAGCGCAACGCGAGATGTGCCGTTCCCGTACCACCCATGCTCACGCCGCTGATCGCCACCCGCGCGGGGTCGACGGGCAACGTGCGCAGGGCCCAGTCGATCGCTGCCAGCGCTTCGCGTTCGCCGGGGCCTCGGTAGAAGGCGTTGCCGTGCGCGTAGGGGCCAGGACGAACCAGGCACCTTCGGCGCCAGCGAAGTATCGTCCAGAACGCATCCATCACGCCTTTAGGGATTTCCGCCCAGGCCGTGCAGCAAAACGACGAGGGGAAGCTTGGTTCCGGCAGTCGATGCTGGAACGTGCAGACGCATGGCATCGACACCGCGCCACCACTGACGGGGCGTGCCAAGTCGACGCCGGGCGTGATGAAGGGGATCTCGATTCGCTTCCACCGCTGGACCAAGTTGCGCAGCTCGACCAGGGCCGTCGCGGAAGCGCGATCGGATGCTGCCAGCCGCAACGCCGCGGCCCGTTGCTCCAGGGGACGCGATCAGCAGCTGAGCGTCCAGAAACTTGGCGTGTCGACGCCTGCCAAGCGGCGTTGCTGCGCGGCGGCGCGGCCGAGCAGCGGGCGCGTCCGCGGGCAGAGTTGCGGCAACGCGAGTCTCCGTGTCCCCGACGTGAACGCTCACTTGCATGCGAGGCGTGGACGCGGCCGGCGGCGGCAGAGAAGGCCTCGAAGGCCAGTACCGTCACCCCTGAGGCTCGCAGCAAAACGGCCGAGAGCGACTCGCCCTTCCGACGACTGCACCCACGTCCAGCGGTGAGGCGGGCACCAGCCGAGCGCCTCGATCACGAGACGCGGGAAGAAACCCTTCAGGCTGACCCCCGATTCCAAGCGCTGGCTCAAGAAGCGCGCGCCAAGCGCGTCGGCATCGACGCCCGGTGGCTGCCAGCGCAACTCCTTGGGTACACGCAAGTCGGCGCGCGCACCAGCGACGCCCCCACTCGCAGCGAGCCATCCCCGCGCGTCACGCGCAGCACGAGTTTGCGGGTTCCGCGTTCGAGCAACATTGGCACCGGCTGAAATGCTGCCCCCCTGCCGCTCGGGCGCACTTGGCCCTGGCCTTTGCCGTCCAGGAACACCTCGCCGGAGCCGCTGCTCTGAACGAGTAGCCACACCGCAGCGGGAGCAGGCAGCACGAGTTCCATGCCGAGCCAAGCGCTCTGCCCGCGCTGCACCCGCTTGGTGAGGTCGAGCACGCCGTCTCGCGAGAACTCGAAGCGGTAGGCTGCGCCGCGAACGACCGCACCCAGCCGCGGGGACATGGCTTCCGTCACCGGGGCGTCGTCCACTACCGGCGCCGCCACGAGCCACGCACCGCAGCGGCCGTCCGCGGCCGGACGAAGCTGC is a genomic window of Polyangiaceae bacterium containing:
- a CDS encoding prolipoprotein diacylglyceryl transferase, with translation MTPLLPYVQIGEWVLLDAHALGAGLPPAPLSIKPFGTLVAIGVYLGAILAVRQGRRLGFDEKTLVRFMMWIVAGGFLGGHVFDTLFYFPQRVLADPLSLLRLWEGLSSFGGFLGAFLGALAFRARFGGPTLPYMDVVASAFPTAWVFGRAGCSVAHDHPGVFSESWLAVPYPEGARFDLGILEMLWAVALALVFLRLRRRPRPWGFYLGTMCLSYAPFRFTLDFLRARDLRISDERYFDLTPAQWASVALAVVAVVVLRQALRSADQSARFAVPSPPVVPPA
- a CDS encoding alpha/beta hydrolase-fold protein: MRLAASDRASATALVELRNLVQRWKRIEIPFITPGVDLARPVSGGAVSMPCVCTFQHRLPEPSFPSSFCCTAWAEIPKGVMDAFWTILRWRRRCLVRPGPYAHGNAFYRGPGEREALAAIDWALRTLPVDPARVAISGVSMGGTGTAHLALRYPEQFSAAAPLCGYHSYFVRRDTANRPLSEWERSRMRHWSPAEWAENGVLMPWWVAHGTRDFPLENSKVLIEALTRAGASLTQEWPDTGHAVWEKTYAGARLFPWLTRPASRKEPLVIVTDSYRYATRRHAAITRLGRPGRMARLSVQRVQDRLEVQTSDLEGFSLDADHWPNLTTLRIDGVDQPRGTGALQFKRGDGGGFRRGLSQPAPGEKQRGAEGPIRDVFNEAVVVSFGTERAELRIAAREIAQAWAERFGASADLPVQPDFELRDDAIRDQNLILVGTPSSHSWLRRFSSRLPLAVDDQSISVAQSRFRAKGLGAVFMMQSPLRQDRTWVVITAPDAAGLYLSRSLPALLPDFIVYDERVADAAGEQVLGTTPVLAAGFYDHAFKPQSLATGPRKEDGGS